A genomic window from Rhinoderma darwinii isolate aRhiDar2 chromosome 4 unlocalized genomic scaffold, aRhiDar2.hap1 SUPER_4_unloc_6, whole genome shotgun sequence includes:
- the LOC142684099 gene encoding histone H3-like centromeric protein A, translated as MDFFLTGSRETSHRPSTQRRRRYRPGARALMEIRKYQKSTNLLIQKTLFFHLVREICLKYSRGVFYYWQSTALMALQESAEDFLVSLFEDSYLFSHQANRGTLFVKDMQLARRIRGIPYEL; from the exons ATGGATTTCTTTCTTACAGGTAGTAGGGAAACAAGTCACAGACCGAGCACGCAACGAAGAAGACGCTACCGCCCAGGAGCCCGTGCGCTGATGGAAATAAGAAAGTACCAAAAATCAACCAATCTGCTCATTCAGAAAACCCTGTTTTTCCACCTG GTGAGAGAGATCTGCCTGAAGTATTCCCGCGGCGTGTTTTACTACTGGCAAAGCACCGCACTTATGGCGCTACAAGAG tcagctgaggacttcctcgtgagtctctttgaagattcttacctcttcagtcaccaggccaataggggcactctctttgtgaaggacatgcagctcgcacggagaatccgaggcatcccgtatgaactgtga